One segment of Parvularcula sp. IMCC14364 DNA contains the following:
- a CDS encoding IS5 family transposase produces MSWNETTRTYYDRSFLRYASDLTDDEWALIEPEIPLPNRMGRPRKWPMREIMNALLYIASTGCQWRMLPRDFPPFSTVQKYFYWWRDDRLLEKINHRLLFECREAHGRSPHPSAGVIDSQSVKTTESGGITGFDAGKNIKGRKRHILTDTEGFLVTALVHAADVQDRDGAPAVLMEARDKFPWLRHIFADGGYAGDKLKRKLKKVGPFRMEIIKRSDKMKGFKVLPRRWVVERTFAWLGRSRRLAKDWERCWTSAIAWLFMAHIRIATRRLARACFI; encoded by the coding sequence ATGAGTTGGAATGAAACCACCCGCACATATTATGACCGCAGTTTCCTGCGCTATGCAAGTGATCTGACGGACGACGAATGGGCTTTGATTGAACCTGAAATACCTCTTCCAAATCGGATGGGGCGTCCTCGCAAGTGGCCGATGCGGGAGATCATGAACGCCTTGTTGTATATCGCGTCTACTGGCTGCCAATGGCGCATGTTACCAAGGGATTTCCCGCCTTTTTCGACGGTTCAGAAATATTTTTATTGGTGGCGTGATGACAGATTGCTGGAAAAGATCAATCACCGCCTGCTGTTTGAATGCCGCGAAGCACACGGCAGAAGCCCACACCCCAGCGCAGGTGTGATCGATAGCCAGTCGGTTAAAACCACAGAAAGTGGCGGTATTACTGGCTTTGACGCGGGCAAAAATATAAAAGGCCGCAAGCGGCATATTCTGACGGATACGGAAGGCTTTCTGGTGACAGCACTTGTGCATGCCGCGGATGTACAGGATCGCGACGGCGCACCAGCGGTGTTGATGGAAGCGCGAGACAAATTTCCATGGCTTCGCCATATCTTTGCCGATGGTGGCTATGCGGGAGATAAGCTAAAGCGCAAACTTAAAAAAGTCGGTCCATTCCGGATGGAAATCATCAAGCGATCCGATAAAATGAAAGGCTTTAAAGTCCTGCCCCGGCGATGGGTCGTAGAACGCACATTCGCATGGTTAGGGCGATCACGCCGTCTCGCCAAGGATTGGGAACGATGCTGGACCTCAGCTATCGCATGGCTATTCATGGCTCACATCCGTATCGCAACAAGACGACTGGCAAGAGCATGTTTCATATGA